The Streptomyces sp. DH-12 genome has a window encoding:
- a CDS encoding DUF5682 family protein, translated as MNGGRAPAAGQPLLLGVRHHGPGSARAVRAALEAVRPRVVLIEGPPEADPLVPLAADEAMRPPVALLAHAVDEPGRSAFWPLAAFSPEWVALRWALRHGVPARFIDLPASHTLAWERDGDERDGGAEAGAERGAVDDVRIDPLGVLAGTAGYDDAERWWEDVVEHRGAGEGDALAPFTALEEAMTALRETYGSGGHERDLIREAHMRLRIREAQREAGDGVAVVCGAWHVPALRRRTGVTADRALLKGLPRIKTDMTWVPWTHRRLSRAGGYGAGIDSPGWYAHLFAAPDRPVERWLTKVAGLLRAEDRTVSPGHVIEAVRLAETLAALRGRPLPGLGEATDAVRAVMCEGSDVPLALVRDRLVVGDVLGDVPDSAPAVPLQRDLERTQRRLRLKPEAAERELDLDLRRETDAGRSRLLHRLRLLGIAWGRPAASRGGTGTFRETWRLRWEPELAVRTAEAGMWGTTVLAAATAKAEADAVAARGLADVTGLAEHCLLAALPEALPTVMRVLADRAALDTDVAHLAQALPALVRSLRYGDVRGTDTAALADVAAGLAERVFVGLPPACTGLDADAAEEMRRHVDAVHGALGLLGDAPAARDGGLRARWRSVLRTLSARDTVPGVLRGRAVRLLLDEGELAQDEAARLMGLVLSPGTPPADAAAWIEGFVGGSGGGLLLVHDERLFGLVDRWLTAVPAETFTDVLPLLRRTFSAYEPGVRRTLGELVRRGPGGPGRTDAFIAGAPGFGPGLDTARADAVLPVLRLLLGPDADEETHGERAEVRR; from the coding sequence GTGAACGGCGGCCGGGCGCCGGCCGCCGGGCAGCCGCTGCTGCTCGGGGTGCGGCACCACGGCCCCGGGTCGGCGCGGGCCGTGCGGGCCGCGCTGGAGGCGGTCCGGCCGCGCGTCGTGCTGATCGAGGGCCCGCCCGAGGCCGACCCGCTCGTCCCGCTGGCCGCGGACGAGGCCATGCGTCCGCCGGTCGCCCTGCTCGCCCACGCCGTGGACGAGCCCGGCCGGTCGGCGTTCTGGCCGCTGGCCGCCTTCTCCCCGGAGTGGGTCGCGCTCCGCTGGGCCCTGCGGCACGGCGTGCCCGCCCGCTTCATCGACCTGCCGGCAAGCCACACCCTGGCCTGGGAGCGGGACGGGGACGAGCGGGACGGCGGCGCGGAGGCCGGGGCGGAACGGGGTGCCGTGGACGACGTGCGGATCGATCCCCTGGGGGTGCTCGCCGGCACCGCCGGGTACGACGACGCCGAGCGCTGGTGGGAGGACGTCGTCGAACACCGGGGCGCGGGCGAGGGGGACGCGCTCGCGCCGTTCACCGCCCTCGAGGAGGCCATGACGGCCCTGCGGGAGACGTACGGCAGCGGCGGGCACGAGCGGGACCTGATCCGGGAGGCCCACATGCGGCTGCGGATCCGGGAGGCGCAGCGGGAGGCCGGGGACGGCGTGGCCGTGGTGTGCGGGGCCTGGCACGTGCCGGCGCTGCGGCGGCGCACGGGCGTGACCGCCGACCGGGCGCTGCTCAAGGGCCTGCCGAGGATCAAGACGGACATGACCTGGGTGCCCTGGACCCACCGCAGGCTGTCCCGGGCCGGCGGCTACGGCGCGGGCATCGACTCCCCGGGGTGGTACGCGCACCTGTTCGCGGCCCCGGACCGGCCGGTCGAGCGGTGGCTGACCAAGGTCGCGGGGCTGCTGCGGGCCGAGGACCGGACCGTGTCGCCCGGCCACGTCATCGAGGCGGTGCGGCTCGCGGAGACCCTCGCCGCGCTGCGCGGGAGGCCGCTGCCCGGCCTGGGGGAGGCCACCGACGCCGTACGGGCGGTGATGTGCGAGGGGTCCGACGTGCCGCTGGCGCTGGTGCGCGACCGGCTGGTCGTCGGCGACGTGCTGGGGGACGTGCCGGATTCGGCGCCCGCGGTCCCGCTGCAGCGGGACCTGGAGCGGACGCAGCGCCGGCTGCGGCTGAAACCGGAGGCGGCCGAGCGGGAGCTGGACCTCGACCTGCGCAGGGAGACCGACGCGGGCCGCAGCCGCCTGCTGCACCGGCTGCGGCTGCTCGGCATCGCCTGGGGCCGGCCGGCCGCCTCGCGGGGCGGCACCGGCACCTTCCGGGAGACCTGGCGGTTGCGCTGGGAGCCGGAGCTGGCCGTGCGCACGGCGGAGGCGGGGATGTGGGGGACGACCGTGCTCGCCGCCGCGACCGCCAAGGCGGAGGCGGACGCGGTCGCCGCGCGCGGCCTCGCCGACGTCACCGGCCTCGCGGAGCACTGCCTGCTGGCCGCCCTGCCCGAGGCGCTGCCGACGGTGATGCGGGTCCTCGCCGACCGGGCGGCCCTCGACACCGACGTCGCCCACCTCGCGCAGGCGCTCCCCGCCCTGGTCCGCTCGCTGCGCTACGGCGACGTCCGGGGCACCGACACCGCCGCGCTCGCCGACGTCGCCGCGGGTCTCGCCGAGCGGGTCTTCGTCGGACTGCCCCCCGCCTGCACCGGTCTGGACGCCGACGCGGCCGAGGAGATGCGGCGCCACGTCGACGCGGTGCACGGCGCGCTGGGCCTGCTCGGCGACGCCCCCGCGGCACGCGACGGGGGACTGCGCGCGCGCTGGCGCTCCGTGCTGCGGACGCTGTCCGCGCGGGACACCGTGCCGGGGGTGCTGCGCGGCCGGGCCGTGCGGCTGCTGCTGGACGAGGGGGAACTGGCGCAGGACGAGGCGGCGCGGCTCATGGGGCTCGTGCTCTCGCCCGGCACACCCCCGGCGGACGCGGCCGCGTGGATCGAGGGGTTCGTCGGAGGCTCCGGCGGCGGGCTGCTCCTGGTGCACGACGAGCGGCTGTTCGGCCTGGTCGACCGGTGGCTGACGGCCGTCCCGGCGGAGACGTTCACCGATGTGCTGCCGCTGCTGCGGCGGACGTTCTCCGCCTACGAGCCGGGGGTGCGGCGCACGCTCGGGGAGCTGGTGCGCCGCGGACCGGGCGGACCCGGCCGCACGGACGCCTTCATAGCCGGCGCGCCCGGTTTTGGACCGGGCCTGGACACGGCGCGGGCGGACGCCGTCCTGCCGGTGCTGCGGCTGCTGCTGGGGCCGGACGCCGACGAGGAGACGCACGGGGAGCGAGCGGAGGTGCGGCGATGA
- a CDS encoding AAA family ATPase, which translates to MSVSAEPTSVDPRRDGSAPADTGLAGADTLRPHAEDAFADELAALAAQDDRPRPARWRLSPWAVATYLLGGTLPDGTVITPKYVGPRRVVEVAVTTLATDRALLLLGVPGTAKTWVSEHLAAAVSGDSTLLVQGTAGTPEEAIRYGWNYARLLAHGPSRDALVPSPVMRAMAEGRTVRVEELTRIPADVQDSLITILSEKTLPIPELGQEVQAVRGFNLIATANDRDRGVNELSSALRRRFNTVVLPLPETPEAEVDIVTRRVRQIGRSLDLPEAPEGIDEIRRVVTVFRELRDGVTTDGRTKLKSPSGTLSTAEAISVVTGGLALAAHFGDGVLRAGDVAAGVLGAVVRDPAADRVAWQEYLETVVREREGWSDFYRACREAGA; encoded by the coding sequence ATGTCTGTGTCCGCAGAACCGACGTCCGTCGACCCGCGGCGCGACGGCTCCGCGCCCGCCGACACCGGGCTCGCGGGAGCGGACACCCTGCGTCCGCACGCCGAGGACGCCTTCGCGGACGAACTGGCCGCGCTGGCCGCCCAGGACGACCGTCCGCGCCCGGCCCGCTGGCGCCTGTCGCCCTGGGCCGTCGCCACCTACCTGCTCGGCGGCACGCTGCCGGACGGCACGGTGATCACCCCCAAGTACGTGGGTCCGCGCCGGGTCGTGGAGGTCGCGGTGACCACCCTCGCCACCGACCGCGCCCTGCTGCTGCTCGGCGTGCCCGGAACGGCCAAGACCTGGGTCTCCGAGCACCTGGCCGCCGCCGTCAGCGGCGACTCCACCCTGCTGGTGCAGGGCACGGCCGGCACCCCGGAGGAGGCCATCCGCTACGGCTGGAACTACGCCCGGCTGCTGGCCCACGGCCCCAGCCGCGACGCCCTCGTCCCCAGCCCCGTGATGCGGGCCATGGCGGAGGGCAGGACGGTCCGCGTCGAGGAGCTGACCCGGATCCCGGCCGACGTCCAGGACTCCCTGATCACGATCCTGTCCGAGAAGACCCTGCCGATACCGGAGCTCGGGCAGGAGGTGCAGGCGGTCCGCGGCTTCAACCTGATCGCCACGGCCAACGACCGCGACCGCGGGGTCAACGAGCTGTCCAGCGCCCTGCGCCGCAGGTTCAACACGGTGGTGCTGCCGCTGCCGGAGACCCCGGAGGCGGAGGTCGACATCGTCACGCGCCGCGTGCGGCAGATCGGCCGGTCGCTGGACCTGCCGGAGGCGCCCGAGGGCATCGACGAGATCCGCCGGGTCGTCACGGTCTTCCGCGAGCTGCGCGACGGCGTGACCACCGACGGCCGGACGAAGCTGAAGTCGCCCAGCGGCACGCTGTCGACCGCCGAGGCGATCTCGGTCGTCACGGGCGGACTGGCGCTCGCCGCCCACTTCGGCGACGGCGTGCTGCGGGCCGGCGACGTCGCCGCGGGCGTTCTCGGCGCTGTCGTCCGCGACCCGGCGGCGGACCGTGTCGCCTGGCAGGAGTACCTGGAGACCGTCGTCCGCGAGCGCGAGGGCTGGTCGGACTTCTACCGGGCCTGCCGCGAGGCCGGCGCGTGA
- a CDS encoding DUF5691 domain-containing protein produces MSRTTATVAASLPDRWEELVTAALLGTDRRTPPGVAPGPQAPSALLDAAAAATVRRRAGLRPARPAERLRPAPEDPRRPLPPAAARRLASLLADRPGASGGGRRGTAPDLMELLPQWLQAANAHGYAAPPQALPALLDAARGRTDLRPAALRFAGPRALWLARLNPDWRFALRAAPGGGPSAPDFRDPEDVRRLWQEGLFAERVALLTALRSRDPSAARALLEETWATERAEDRLMFLDSLRAGLGPDDEAFLESALADRSRNVRATAAELLSALPASALAARMAVRAAACVAVDRTRDTPTVVVEAPHECDAGMERDGVVAKAPAGRGERSWWLGQLVESAPLGTWSRRLGGRTPQEIVALPVADGWQGELHAAWCRAAVRQRDAAWSRALLGEPSAPEAGGPGAVSLAERARLLAALDAGERAAWVAGFIETHGLSEAFQLLGVCAVPWAPPLGRAVVDALDIARDAGSYPWSFSGVMGLAERCLDPSEASRLDALLTTPDEPEDAAPGAGGYWSEAFQRMVATLRLRGAMLAELTPEEPAP; encoded by the coding sequence ATGAGCAGGACGACCGCCACCGTGGCCGCGTCCCTCCCGGACCGCTGGGAGGAGCTGGTGACCGCGGCTCTGCTGGGCACCGACCGGCGCACCCCGCCGGGCGTGGCGCCCGGTCCGCAGGCGCCGTCGGCCCTGCTCGACGCGGCCGCCGCGGCGACCGTACGGCGGCGGGCGGGACTGCGCCCCGCGCGGCCCGCCGAGCGGCTCCGTCCGGCCCCCGAGGACCCGCGCCGTCCGCTGCCGCCCGCCGCCGCCCGCCGGCTGGCGTCGTTGCTCGCCGACCGCCCCGGCGCGTCCGGCGGCGGCCGCCGGGGCACGGCGCCTGACCTGATGGAGCTGCTGCCGCAGTGGCTCCAGGCGGCGAACGCCCACGGCTACGCGGCGCCCCCGCAGGCGCTGCCCGCCCTGCTCGACGCCGCACGGGGCCGCACCGACCTGCGCCCGGCGGCGCTGCGGTTCGCGGGTCCGCGCGCGCTGTGGCTGGCCCGGCTCAACCCGGACTGGCGGTTCGCCCTGCGGGCGGCCCCCGGCGGCGGCCCCTCGGCGCCCGACTTCCGCGACCCGGAGGACGTACGGCGGCTCTGGCAGGAGGGCCTCTTCGCCGAGCGGGTCGCCCTGCTCACCGCCCTGCGCTCCCGCGACCCGTCCGCCGCGCGCGCCCTGCTGGAGGAGACCTGGGCGACCGAGCGGGCCGAGGACCGGCTGATGTTCCTGGACTCCCTGCGCGCCGGCCTCGGCCCGGACGACGAGGCGTTCCTGGAGAGCGCCCTGGCCGACCGCAGCCGCAACGTACGGGCGACGGCGGCGGAGTTGCTGTCGGCGCTGCCTGCGTCCGCGCTGGCCGCGCGGATGGCGGTGCGCGCCGCCGCGTGCGTGGCCGTGGACCGCACCCGTGACACGCCGACGGTCGTCGTGGAGGCGCCGCACGAGTGCGACGCGGGGATGGAGCGCGACGGCGTGGTGGCCAAGGCGCCCGCCGGGCGCGGCGAACGGTCGTGGTGGCTGGGCCAGTTGGTGGAGTCGGCGCCCCTCGGCACCTGGTCGCGGCGGCTCGGCGGGCGTACCCCCCAGGAGATCGTGGCGCTGCCGGTCGCGGACGGCTGGCAGGGCGAACTGCACGCGGCCTGGTGCCGGGCGGCGGTGCGGCAGCGGGACGCGGCCTGGTCCCGGGCGCTGCTCGGGGAGCCCTCCGCGCCGGAGGCGGGCGGTCCGGGCGCGGTGTCCCTGGCCGAGCGCGCCAGGCTGCTGGCCGCCCTGGACGCCGGCGAACGGGCGGCGTGGGTGGCCGGGTTCATCGAGACGCACGGTCTGTCCGAGGCGTTCCAGCTGCTCGGGGTGTGTGCGGTGCCCTGGGCCCCGCCACTCGGGCGGGCCGTGGTCGACGCGCTCGACATCGCGCGGGACGCAGGGAGTTATCCATGGAGTTTCAGCGGAGTCATGGGCCTGGCCGAGCGCTGCCTCGACCCGTCCGAGGCGAGCCGTCTGGACGCACTGCTGACGACACCGGACGAGCCGGAGGACGCGGCGCCCGGCGCCGGGGGCTACTGGTCCGAGGCGTTCCAGCGCATGGTGGCCACGTTGCGTCTGCGCGGCGCGATGCTGGCCGAACTGACTCCGGAGGAACCGGCTCCCTGA
- a CDS encoding cobalamin B12-binding domain-containing protein: MGVAAGPIRVVVAKPGLDGHDRGAKVIARALRDAGMEVIYTGLHQTPEQIVDTAIQEDADAIGLSILSGAHNTLFAAVIDLLKERDAEDILVFGGGIIPEADIPPLKEKGVAEIFTPGATTASIVDWVRENVRQPAEA, translated from the coding sequence ATGGGTGTGGCAGCCGGTCCGATCCGCGTGGTGGTGGCCAAGCCGGGGCTCGACGGTCACGATCGCGGGGCCAAGGTCATCGCGCGGGCCCTGCGCGACGCCGGTATGGAGGTGATCTACACCGGGCTCCACCAGACCCCCGAGCAGATCGTCGACACCGCGATCCAGGAGGACGCCGACGCGATCGGCCTGTCCATCCTCTCGGGCGCGCACAACACGCTGTTCGCCGCGGTCATCGACCTGCTGAAGGAGCGGGACGCGGAGGACATCCTCGTCTTCGGCGGCGGCATCATCCCGGAGGCGGACATCCCTCCGCTGAAGGAGAAGGGCGTCGCGGAGATCTTCACGCCGGGTGCGACCACGGCGTCCATCGTGGACTGGGTGCGGGAGAACGTGCGCCAGCCGGCGGAGGCGTAG
- a CDS encoding alpha/beta fold hydrolase: MKVTQAALPFLPLCRRLLPARLADLSVSLLKATALELAILAGHALLYPAGIVQERRGPDRSALPAPEGAARLAAEARPPVVLLHGFIDNRSVFVLLRRSLAQHGRQPIESLNYSPLTCDIRTAAELFGRHVEQVCERTGSDRVDVVGHSLGGLIARYYVQRLGGDRRVRTLVTLGTPHSGTRVAPLANAHPIVRQMRPGSPVLEELAQPAPGCRTHFVAFWSDLDHIMDPLEAACVEHPDLNAVNVRVSGVGHLALPVHPAVATGIREALDTAHPGEPSGGRADGLTVA; the protein is encoded by the coding sequence ATGAAGGTCACCCAGGCAGCTCTTCCGTTTCTGCCCCTCTGCCGGCGCCTCCTGCCGGCCCGGCTGGCGGATCTCTCCGTGAGCCTGCTGAAGGCGACCGCCCTGGAGCTGGCGATCCTGGCGGGCCATGCCCTCCTCTATCCCGCCGGCATCGTCCAGGAGCGGCGCGGCCCCGACCGTTCCGCGCTGCCCGCCCCGGAGGGGGCGGCGCGGCTTGCGGCGGAGGCCAGGCCGCCGGTCGTGCTGCTGCACGGCTTCATCGACAACCGGTCGGTCTTCGTCCTGCTGCGCCGCAGCCTGGCCCAGCACGGCCGGCAGCCGATCGAGTCGCTCAACTATTCCCCGCTGACGTGCGACATCCGCACGGCGGCCGAGCTGTTCGGCCGTCATGTCGAGCAGGTCTGCGAGCGCACGGGCAGCGACCGGGTGGACGTGGTGGGGCACAGCCTGGGCGGGCTGATCGCGCGGTACTACGTGCAGCGGCTGGGCGGTGACCGCAGGGTGCGGACGCTGGTCACGCTCGGCACCCCGCACTCCGGCACCCGCGTGGCGCCGCTGGCCAACGCCCACCCGATCGTGCGGCAGATGCGTCCGGGCTCCCCGGTGCTGGAGGAGCTGGCCCAGCCCGCCCCCGGCTGCCGTACGCACTTCGTGGCGTTCTGGAGCGACCTCGACCACATCATGGATCCGCTGGAGGCGGCGTGCGTCGAGCACCCGGACCTGAACGCGGTCAACGTGCGGGTGAGCGGCGTGGGGCACCTGGCGCTGCCCGTGCACCCGGCGGTGGCGACGGGCATCCGGGAGGCGCTGGACACGGCGCATCCCGGTGAACCGTCCGGCGGACGGGCGGACGGCCTGACGGTGGCCTGA
- a CDS encoding M23 family metallopeptidase produces the protein MPVSCGRETWGRLSRPHTAGYSRRTALPAPVVEAKEKLVNDRHPSGTMTPAAASDDASAPYAPYGSQEAPYGDVTSYGGHDATYYGTGDHATGTFAADPLFGNMPGEDPAQASYTTGHWQVGTQDTGHYDAYAFQQAVYDTGGHDATAWTTGQQPMAVIPQQGGSPETGQWDANAWLQPDQAEQPADPTQQWDWGTQTFDSGVYDATQWNSDGGEVPANTSASDAYDAEAYTPEQYGGESYEQGNTARESYGQDAHDQPYAEDAYRGEPGPDERGAGEPADTGELPAVSLLDGQEEVVPVPRASRSASRSRRRTPPKRSALLTVAVPSACVMGVAGIAAASVGDLGEEGGQDARTTAADAQPVQPSVANVKLDTQLESLAAGADDFADRASRAQGRIDLEAEQELERKRAAQEAARKERLRPKFALPVAQHGLSAYYGQSGINWMSLHTGIDFPVSYGTPVLAATDGTVRTQYNSAYGNMMIVTAMDGTETWYCHLSTYQVPSGSTVKAGDQIAFSGNSGNSTGPHLHFEVRPGGGSSIDPLAWFRSHGLEPT, from the coding sequence ATGCCCGTTTCCTGCGGTCGCGAAACCTGGGGAAGATTGTCGCGCCCGCATACCGCCGGGTACAGTCGCCGCACTGCTCTGCCAGCCCCTGTTGTCGAGGCGAAAGAGAAGTTGGTGAACGACCGTCACCCGTCGGGGACCATGACCCCGGCCGCGGCTTCCGATGACGCCTCGGCGCCCTATGCGCCGTACGGCAGCCAGGAGGCCCCGTACGGCGACGTCACCTCGTACGGCGGCCACGACGCCACGTACTACGGCACCGGCGACCACGCCACCGGCACCTTCGCCGCCGACCCCCTCTTCGGGAACATGCCGGGCGAGGACCCCGCGCAGGCCTCCTACACCACCGGCCACTGGCAGGTGGGCACGCAGGACACCGGGCACTACGACGCCTACGCGTTCCAGCAGGCCGTGTACGACACCGGCGGCCACGACGCGACCGCCTGGACCACCGGCCAGCAGCCGATGGCGGTGATCCCCCAGCAGGGCGGGTCCCCCGAGACCGGCCAGTGGGACGCGAACGCCTGGCTCCAGCCCGACCAGGCCGAGCAGCCGGCGGACCCGACGCAGCAGTGGGACTGGGGCACGCAGACCTTCGACAGCGGCGTCTACGACGCCACCCAGTGGAACTCCGACGGCGGCGAGGTCCCCGCGAACACGTCCGCCTCCGACGCCTACGACGCGGAGGCGTACACCCCGGAGCAGTACGGCGGGGAGTCGTACGAGCAGGGGAACACCGCGCGGGAGTCCTACGGCCAGGACGCTCACGACCAGCCGTACGCGGAGGACGCGTACCGCGGGGAGCCCGGTCCGGACGAACGCGGGGCCGGTGAACCGGCCGACACCGGCGAACTGCCCGCCGTCTCCCTGCTCGACGGGCAGGAGGAGGTCGTCCCCGTTCCGCGCGCCTCCCGTTCCGCGTCCCGCTCCCGCCGCCGCACCCCGCCCAAACGCTCCGCGCTGCTGACCGTCGCCGTGCCGTCCGCCTGCGTGATGGGGGTCGCCGGCATCGCCGCCGCCTCGGTGGGCGATCTGGGCGAGGAAGGCGGCCAGGACGCCCGGACGACCGCCGCGGACGCCCAGCCGGTCCAGCCCTCCGTCGCCAACGTCAAGCTGGACACCCAGCTCGAGAGCCTCGCCGCCGGCGCCGACGACTTCGCCGACCGGGCCAGCCGCGCCCAGGGCCGCATCGACCTCGAGGCCGAGCAGGAGCTCGAGCGCAAGCGGGCGGCCCAGGAGGCGGCCCGCAAGGAGCGGCTCCGCCCGAAGTTCGCGCTCCCGGTGGCGCAGCACGGACTCAGCGCCTACTACGGCCAGTCCGGCATCAACTGGATGTCCCTCCACACCGGCATCGACTTCCCCGTCTCGTACGGCACGCCCGTGCTGGCCGCGACCGACGGCACGGTGCGCACCCAGTACAACTCCGCCTACGGCAACATGATGATCGTGACGGCGATGGACGGCACGGAGACGTGGTACTGCCACCTCTCCACCTACCAGGTGCCCTCCGGTTCGACCGTCAAAGCCGGCGACCAGATCGCGTTCTCCGGCAACTCGGGCAACTCGACCGGCCCGCACCTGCACTTCGAGGTGCGCCCCGGCGGCGGCTCGTCCATCGACCCGCTCGCCTGGTTCCGCAGCCACGGCCTCGAGCCGACGTAG
- the pcrA gene encoding DNA helicase PcrA: MSSLFDDSFLADLQAQRGPEDEPPPPPEDEHAPEPLPDDLFGGKFDVPPERWGSPRSSGAESAGGYYRDGAPRPVLDPAALLEGLNDNQRAAVVHSGSPLLIVAGAGSGKTRVLTHRIAYLLAERGVHPGQILAITFTNKAAGEMKERVEQLVGPRANAMWVMTFHSACVRILRRESKKLGFTSSFSIYDAADSKRLMALVCRDLDLDPKRFPPKSFSAKISNLKNELIDEEDFAAQATDGFEKTLAQAYALYQSRLREANALDFDDLIMTTVNLLRAFPDVAEHYRRRFRHVLVDEYQDTNHAQYALVRELVGGASEHPADVPPEAEVPPAELCVVGDADQSIYAFRGATIRNILQFEEDYPDATTILLEQNYRSTQTILSAANAVIERNESRRPKNLWTNAGAGALITGYVADTEHDEAQFVADEIDRLTDTGEAKAGDVAVFYRTNAQSRVFEEIFIRVGLPYKVVGGVRFYERKEVRDVLAYLRVLANPEDSVPLRRILNVPKRGIGDRAEAMIDALAQRERISFPQALRRVEEAYGMAARSVNAVKRFNTLMEDLRTVVESGAGPATVLEAILERTGYLAELQASTDPQDETRIENLQELAAVALEFEQERGEGETGTLADFLEQVALVADSDQIPDEEDGDGVITLMTLHTAKGLEFPVVFLTGMEDGVFPHMRALGQTKELEEERRLAYVGITRARERLYLTRSTMRSAWGQPSYNPPSRFLEEIPPTHVKWKRTGASAPVPSGPASGVAASLSSSRSRSSASGASGFATRRTSEKPVVSLAVGDRVTHDQFGLGTVVAVKGTGANAEATIDFGGDKPKRLLLRYAPVEKL, encoded by the coding sequence ATGAGCAGCCTCTTTGACGACAGCTTCCTGGCGGACCTCCAGGCCCAGCGCGGCCCGGAGGACGAGCCCCCGCCGCCACCCGAGGACGAGCACGCGCCGGAGCCCCTTCCGGACGACCTGTTCGGCGGGAAGTTCGACGTGCCCCCGGAGCGATGGGGGTCCCCCCGCTCGAGCGGGGCCGAGAGCGCGGGAGGCTACTACCGCGACGGCGCCCCCCGCCCGGTGCTCGACCCCGCCGCGCTGCTGGAGGGGCTGAACGACAACCAGCGCGCCGCGGTCGTGCACTCCGGCTCCCCCCTGCTCATCGTGGCCGGAGCCGGGTCCGGCAAGACCCGTGTGCTCACCCACCGCATCGCCTACCTGCTCGCCGAGCGGGGCGTCCACCCCGGCCAGATCCTCGCGATCACCTTCACCAACAAGGCCGCGGGCGAGATGAAGGAGCGCGTGGAGCAGCTCGTCGGCCCCCGGGCGAACGCCATGTGGGTCATGACCTTCCACAGCGCGTGCGTCCGCATCCTGCGCCGCGAGTCCAAGAAGCTCGGCTTCACGTCGTCCTTCTCGATCTACGACGCCGCCGACTCCAAGCGCCTGATGGCCCTGGTCTGCCGTGATCTGGACCTCGACCCCAAGCGTTTCCCGCCGAAGTCCTTCAGCGCGAAGATCAGCAACCTGAAGAACGAGCTGATTGACGAGGAGGACTTCGCCGCCCAGGCCACCGACGGCTTCGAGAAGACCCTCGCCCAGGCCTACGCGCTCTACCAGTCCCGGCTGCGCGAGGCGAACGCGCTGGACTTCGACGACCTGATCATGACGACGGTCAACCTGCTCCGCGCCTTCCCCGACGTCGCCGAGCACTACCGCCGCCGCTTCCGGCACGTCCTGGTCGACGAGTACCAGGACACCAACCACGCCCAGTACGCCCTGGTGCGCGAGCTCGTCGGAGGCGCCTCCGAGCACCCCGCCGACGTGCCGCCGGAGGCCGAGGTGCCGCCCGCCGAGCTGTGCGTGGTGGGTGACGCCGACCAGTCCATCTACGCCTTCCGCGGCGCGACGATCCGCAACATCCTCCAGTTCGAGGAGGACTACCCGGACGCGACGACGATCCTGCTGGAGCAGAACTACCGCTCCACGCAGACGATCCTGTCCGCCGCCAACGCCGTCATCGAGCGCAACGAGTCCCGCCGCCCGAAGAACCTGTGGACCAACGCCGGCGCCGGCGCGCTCATCACCGGCTACGTCGCCGACACCGAGCACGACGAGGCCCAGTTCGTCGCCGACGAGATAGACCGCCTCACGGACACGGGCGAGGCCAAGGCGGGCGACGTCGCCGTCTTCTACCGCACCAACGCCCAGTCCCGTGTCTTCGAGGAGATCTTCATCCGCGTCGGCCTGCCCTACAAGGTCGTCGGCGGCGTGCGCTTCTACGAGCGCAAGGAGGTCCGGGACGTCCTGGCCTACCTGCGGGTACTGGCCAACCCCGAGGACTCGGTGCCGCTGCGCCGCATCCTCAACGTCCCCAAGCGCGGCATCGGCGACCGCGCCGAGGCCATGATCGACGCGCTCGCCCAGCGGGAGAGGATCAGCTTCCCGCAGGCGCTGCGCCGCGTCGAGGAGGCGTACGGCATGGCCGCCCGGTCGGTGAACGCGGTCAAGCGGTTCAACACGCTGATGGAGGACCTGCGCACGGTCGTCGAGTCGGGAGCCGGACCGGCGACGGTCCTGGAGGCCATCCTGGAACGCACCGGCTACCTCGCCGAGTTGCAGGCCTCCACCGACCCGCAGGACGAGACCCGCATCGAGAACCTCCAGGAACTCGCGGCCGTCGCCCTGGAGTTCGAGCAGGAGCGCGGCGAGGGCGAGACCGGCACGCTGGCCGACTTCCTCGAGCAGGTCGCCCTGGTCGCCGACTCCGACCAGATCCCCGACGAGGAGGACGGCGACGGCGTCATCACGCTGATGACCCTGCACACCGCCAAGGGCCTGGAGTTCCCGGTCGTCTTCCTCACCGGCATGGAGGACGGCGTCTTCCCGCACATGCGCGCCCTCGGCCAGACCAAGGAACTGGAGGAGGAGCGCCGCCTGGCGTACGTCGGCATCACGCGCGCCCGGGAGCGGCTCTACCTCACCCGGTCGACGATGCGCAGCGCCTGGGGCCAGCCGTCGTACAACCCGCCCTCGCGGTTCCTGGAGGAGATCCCTCCCACGCATGTGAAGTGGAAGCGGACCGGGGCGAGCGCGCCGGTGCCCTCCGGACCCGCGTCCGGGGTGGCGGCGTCGCTGTCGTCCTCCCGTTCCCGCTCGTCCGCGTCGGGCGCGTCCGGCTTCGCCACCCGGCGCACGTCGGAGAAGCCCGTGGTGTCGCTGGCGGTCGGGGACCGGGTCACGCACGACCAGTTCGGCCTGGGCACGGTCGTCGCGGTGAAGGGGACGGGGGCGAACGCGGAGGCGACGATCGACTTCGGGGGCGACAAGCCCAAGCGCCTGCTGCTGCGGTACGCGCCGGTGGAGAAGCTCTAG